One Sulfitobacter sp. M39 genomic window, GGCGCGTTCTACGGGCCGGATTGATGCGGCGTCTGCCACGGTTATCGCCGTTGCTGAGGGCGCTCGGATCATGGGCCGGCCAATACAGAAAGGAGGGCGCATCGCATGGGGATGAGGCAAGATTACAAACGCCACTCAGGTAAGGTTACACGCGGCCCCCGCTGGAAGGCCCTGCGGATGCAGGCGCTGGACCGTGACGGCTGGCAATGTGTCCAATGTGGCGAACGGCGGCGGTTGGAATGTGACCACATTCTACCCGTCCGAACGCACCCCGAACTTTCCTATTCTCTGAGCAATTTGCAGATGCTTTGCGGCCCCTGCCATGCCCGGAAAACCCGAATTGAGGTTGGGCACAAGCCTCTGACCCCAAAGCGCCAAGAATGGCGCGACCTGCTGCGAGATTTGCAGCGCAATCCCGTTGAGCATGAAAGGAAATCAAATGCTTGATTCACTAAGAATCACCCGGCGTCAGTCGGAAATCCGTCAACAGCTTGCCGACTTGGTAGGCAAACCCGAACCGTCTGAGGACGAAACGCGGTCTATGGAAACGCTGGATGCTGAGTATCGCACCAACGAAACGCGGTTCCGTGCGGCTTTGACAGCTGAGGACGATGAGCGCAAAGAAGCGGGGGCCGAACTGGAAAGCCGCTCTGAGACAGAATGGGGCGAACTTGCGGGCCGTTTTGAATTGCGCCAAGTCGCCCTAGCACTTGATGAAGGCCGCAAGCTGGACGGTGCAACCGCTGAAATGGTGGAAGAATTGCGCAGCGCGGGCGGGTTCCAAGGTATCCCTGTTCCCCTTGAGGCGCTGGAAACCCGTGCTGGTGAAACGCTTGCGGGCGGTGTTCCTGACCCAATCCGCACAATGCCAACGATTGAGCGCCTGTTCGCGGGTTCCTCTGCAACGGCGATGGGTTGCCGGATGATCAACGTGGGCGTGGGGGAAATCGAATACCCCGTTGCCACGGGTGGCGCACAACCGGGCTGGGCTGGCTCTGAGACTGGTGACGTGCCGGGGCCGCAAGCTTACACGACGACCGATGTGCCGATGAAGCCTGATCAGACACTGGGTGTTCAAATGAAGATCACCCGCAAGGCGTTAAAACAGGCGGGTGCAGGTCTGGAGCAAGCGGTACGGCGCGATATGTCGGCGGCAATCCAGCAAGAGACTGATCGTGCCATTTTCCTCGGCTCTGGTTCCGGTGGTGAGCCTTTGGGCGTTTTCCCCGGTGCATCCGCCTACGGCATCACAGAAACGGCCATCGATGCGGCGGCGTCCTATGCCGCGTTCCGTGCTGCGGTCGTGCGGTTTATGACGGCGAACGCGGCAAGCGGCCCCGGTGCGGTTAACCTACTGTTGCGTCCTGAGGTCTTTGACAGCATGGACGAACTGATTAGCGGTCTGGCAATCTCTGAGTGGGACCGTTTGGTGGCAAAGATGGGCAAGACCGTCCTGACCACCAACGGCATCTTGGCCCCGGCTGGTGATCCGGCTGAAAGCATGGCGCTCCTGTCCACATCCACAAACGGGGTGGCTCCGGTGTTCTGCGGCATGTGGGGGGCGGTGGATCTGATCCGCGATCCGTTCAGTGATGCAAAGTCTGGGCAATTGCGCCTGACGGCACTGACCACAATGGATGTTACGGTTGCGCGTGGTGTGCAACTCGAAATCCTGACTGGTATTCAGTGATGCTAGAAGGCTTTGCAGGCGGCGGTCTGGAACTACGCAAAAGGGCATCCGGTGCGTTGGCATTGCAAGGCTCTTTTCCCTACGGCAAACGGGCGGTCCTCAGTGATGGGGGCCGTTCCGGCAGGCCAAAGAAAGAGGCAATTGCGCCCGGTGCTTTTGCCTATCGGATCAACACCCCGTCTGAGCATGGCGGGGCAAAGGACATTCACCTGTTGTCTGGTCACGACTTTGGCAAACCTTTGGCATCGGTTCGGTCTGGCACTTTGGACATTAAAGACAGTCCTGAGGCAGTGACGTTCACGGCAACCATTTCTGAGGAAATGCAAGAGGTCAGCTATGTTAAAGACGTTCTTGCGGCGGTGTCTGCCGGGTTGGCAATCGGCATATCGCCGGGGTTTCGCCTCCCACCAAAGCGGCGGGTTCCTAATCCTGAGACGATTGAAGATGAAGGGATGGACCCAGAAAACGGGGCGTTCAATGCGGTCATTCGCACGGTGTTGCAAGCCTTGCTTTACGAAATGTCGATTGTGACAAGACCCGCTTATCCAGAAACCCAGATCGAAGCGCGAAATTGGACGCCTGACGGGCTATTGCAATCGGATGGGCTTGGGATTGGCCTGCATCGCACTTTGAACAGATGGAGGGCCTAAACATGGCAGAAACGATCAAGCAAGTTGAAGCTATTCCGGCTTCATATCCAGATATTGGGCAAAGCGAACTTGGCTTTGCGCCCACAGATGATTCTTGGCAGCGGATCGAAAGCTATATCGCGCACCGGTTCACTCCGCGAGAAGTGATCTGGACCGTGGAGGGGGAAGGCGACTGGACGCCACCCTTGAAACCGGTAACGGCTATTTCTGCTGAAAAATGGGAAAACGGCTGGGTCGAGGTCACGTTGCCTGAGGGGCCATATGGATATTGCCTGCCCGGTGATGGCCCGTATCGGATCACGGCAACCGTGGGGCCTGAGGGTGTCGAAGTGGACGGCGTGACGACTTATGCCGTTCCGACTGTGGTGGCGAAGGCCGCGCACAGGCTAACGCAATACTGCCTAATTCAAGTTGATAAGGACGACTACGGCAGATTTACTCGATTGCCTGAATTTGCGGCTACGTCTGCCCGATATTCGGGCGAGGGTGAAAATGCTGCGGAAACAGAACTAGAACGACCTTCCACATGGATTGCAAAAGCAATGCAAAATAGCGGTGCGGCTGATCTGCTGCGTCCATATCGGAGGGCTTGATATGTGGCCATTCAAACGGAAAGAACCTGAGAACGAAACGCGGTCCACTGGCAACGGATACACAACGCAGGTGATGCAAGCGCGGACGGATTACATCGGCGGCGTTGATGGCGTTGCCGAACTCACTGGCACGGTGCAAGGCTGTGTGAGCCTCTGGGAAGGCGGTCTGAGCCTATCCGATGTGGAAGGCACCGACATGCTGACCCCGATGATGCTGGCGTTGGCTGGTCGCGCTCTGGCGTTGCGCGGGGAATGTGTGTTCGTGATCCGCGAGGACGGGTTGTTGCCGTGTTCGGATTGGGATTTGACCACACGTTATTCCAAGCCCACGGCCTACCGTGTTGGCGTCTCTGACACGGGCGGCGGCAAGTCTATGACGGTGCTGGCGGGCGAGGTGCTGCACCTGCGCGTTGGTGCTGATGTGGGTATGCCGTATGTCGGACAATCCCCGTTGCGGCGGGCGCGGCTTACGGCGAGTCTGTTGCAAACGCTGGAATTGGCCCTGTCCGAGGTCTACGCAAACGCGCCACTGGGTTCGTCTGTCATTCCGTTCCCTGAGGCACCTGACCAAGATATGAGCGATCTGGCGCGCGGGTTCCGTGGGTTTCGCGGCAAGGTGCTAATACGTGAGTCCGTCAACGTTACGGCGGCGGGTGGTCCTGCGCCTCAGACTGATTTGAAGCCGTCCGATGTGTCGCCTGACCTATCCAAAGCTATGACAAAGGAAACGCTGGTGTCGGCACGGTCCAGCATTGAAATGGTCTATGGGGTTCTACCCGCTCTAAGCAATATCAGCACAACGGGGCCAATGGTCAGAGAGGCGCAACGCCACCTTGCCCAATGGGGTCTTATGCCTATCGCAGCGATGATCGGGCAAGAGGCGTCCGAAAAGCTGGGAAATACGGTAAAGCTGGATGTAATGCGACCATTGCAGGCGTTTGATGCCGGTGGCCGCGCGAGGGCGCTTACGGCGGTTGTGGCAGCAATGGCAGCGGCCAAGGAAACAGACATTGATCCGGCAATGGCCCTCAAACTGGTGGATTGGAAGCATGAGGCCGAAAATGAATGAGAAGACTTGGAGCCAGCACCCTTCTAAGAATAGGTGCTGATTAAATTCAGCAGGCAGAAGCTCAACTCGCAGCAGTTTTCATCTTAAGTACCTTCATATTTCCCGTGACAAACCTAATACTAGTCTTGGCAAAATCACCATCATGAGAGACAAGTACAAATTTGCCAGAAGCGCATTCGCTTACTAGCGCGGCGTCGGTCAAATCGAGTTCTCCATCGACTACCAAACTTAGATTAGTTTCCAGGCAATCTTGCTGCAGGTTTGATTGCTGATATGTGCAGTCACTTAATATCTCTAAACAAATATCCTTTACAGTCGAAACCCTCGACTTGAAGTTGTTGTCAGTTTTTCGGAGTCGTTTATAGTCTCTCCATCTTGCTCGTCCAAATAGTGACTCAAATTCCATTTTGCAAAATCTATTAAAAAACTCGGAAATCACCTGCTCATTTACTATCACAGTATTCCCAGCCTCGAGAACGCTAGCATAAAAGTCACTATAGACCTGCTTTTCAGGCCTTGGATCATTTCCGTAGATAGCAAGCCAAACGTTTGTGTCGAACAACACGAACTCGTTTTCGAATTTGCAATCGGCATGTGCACTGATGATCTCACTCATCGGCGTCGCCTTTCCCATCGTCAAACAGTTCTTCTACAGCGTTTGCGTCCGCGAAAAAAACCTTAGCTCTTTCCACTACCATCTTAAGTCGATCTAAGTGCCAATCTTGATAGTCAACTGGAGCCGCTAGGTGCTTTCTTATAGTATCTTCAGGTAGTTCACCATACAATTGTCCCACGGCTGCATTGAGAAACGCTGTCGTCATCCTCGTGACGCCAAAGAAAGAAAGCTCTGCACGGTTTCCGCTTGTAATTATCTTATGGATTTCGTTGTGTACCTTCTTCCCGTCTGACGCCGCGACACAGATACCTCCTCCAACTATCGACGATACTGATATCCTAATTGTTTTCATGTGATCACCAAATTTCATGCGGATTGACTGCGGATTTCATGTGATAGGATTTAGAATCTGAAGTGTCGATCTCCAAGGAAACCACCGTTCCCGGATATTGATATGCGATGCGTTGTTTTTTCAATGTTCCGTTTCTGTACTCCCAATAGCCGCCATGCGAGCATACAAGCAGGCAACCACCATTCAAACCGATGAATTCCTTAAGAATACCTAAACCCAGTCCCCCTGGAATATCCCCAACACGCGCACTGTTGTTCATTTCCATGGCCCAATCTATTGCATCTTCTGGCGCAGCGAAGTTCTTCCCTGCAGCTGATAGTGACCCATGAATGCCTCTACCCCCATCAGAAATCACAAACGCCAACCTATCCAAACGTGGAAAGTACTGCCCGCCGGCAAAAACGGAGATCGGAGAATTGGCCCAGAGGGAGCTATTCGCAAACAGTTCATCGATTCCTTCAAAAAACTTCTTTACAAGGCCGTCACTCATTTTAGGCATCTCTCGCCGCATCAATCGAGCTTTGCTGAACTGAGAGAACTCTACGGCGCTGTTCGTGTCAAAACCTGTGATAGGTATTGTCGTTCCATGGACGTCGGCCGCTCCGCCGGAAAGAGTCTTATTTTTCTTCAGGATAGTTTGTATCCGAGGTGTTATATTGTAAAAAAGAATTTCATTTCCGGCTTTGCGAGCGTGATTCACAATAGTTAGCAAACATGCCCCTAGCTGAGCATCGATCCAAGTTAATCGCTTGCAATCTATTCCGAGGCTGGCGTTCTGCTGTTTTGATAGGTTGCTATGAAGTCTCGATAGAGCTTCAAACCCAAGAGAGTTGGCACGGATTTCATATGCCTCAAGGTCAATCATTAAGTTGTCGCTCAAATTGACCTCACCATTCTGAACTAAGCTGCAGAATATGCACTCGACAGGTATCTAAGCATTTTACTTGCAACTGTCACTTACCTTGCGAAGTGAGATGCTAAATTTGCAGGATGCCGTCCCTTGTCTTGTTACCCCAACTGTTACCCCAAAAGATTTACGGCAAAAGAGTAAAAATCAAAAAAGCCACCAAGTCACTGAACTTGGTGGCTTTTTATGGCTCCGACGGTAGGGATCGAACCTACGACCAATTGATTAACAGTCAACTGCTCTACCGCTGAGCTACGTCGGAACGGTCTGCACCGTATAGCTATGGTAATTTCCGGCGTCCAGAGGGTTTTGCCACTTTTTTCCAGATTTTTTCAAAAGATTTTCAGACCCGCCGAAAGGTTGCTGTCGCCGACAGGGAGTCAACGGGGGCGACGCGGTTTTTGCCTGTAAGGTCAATCAGATGCGCAAGGACGTTGCGGGTCGCGGCACCCAGTAGCGCAGGCGGGGTTTCGGTGTAGATCGCGGCAGCAAGTTGGGCTGCGGTGGCAGGAGCTTGGCTGAGGGCGCGCAGGATATCAGCCTCGCGCGAGCGGCGGTGCGACACCAGCCAGTCGAGCCTCGCGGCGGGGTCGGTCACCGCCGCGCCATGACCCGGATAGAACACCCGCCAGTCGGTTTTTTGCAGCTCGGCACAGGAGGCCATGAAATCGGTGAGATCCCCATCCGGCGGCGACACCAGCGAGCTGGCCCAGCCCATGACGTGATCGGCGGTGAAGCAGGCGTCATCCCAGCCAAGGCTGATGTGGTTACCAATATGCCCGGGGGTGTGAATCACGCTCAGCGTCCAGTCGTCGCCGGCGATGGTCTCTCCGTGGCTTAGGGGCTGATCGGGGATGAACTCTGCATCAATGCCTTCGCCGCCGCCAATATCGGACACGGCTGCCAGTTGTTGCATCACCGCAGACCGGCCGGAAAACGCGTCGCCAAAGGCCAGTATCGGCGCGCCGCAGGCACGGGCGAGGTCGCGCGCGAGGGGCGAATGGTCCAGGTGCGTATGGGTCACAATGATATGGCTGATGTGTTGGTCGGGTCCGATGGCATCGCGTATCGCTTGCAGGTGCCGCGGCGACGCAGGGCCGGGATCGATCACGGCGATGCCGCGCGTGCCCAGCAGATAGGTATTCGTGCCACGGTAGGTCATGGGCGAGGGGTTGTCGGCCACGATGCGGCGCAGGCCCGGTTCCAAGGTCTCGGCAATACCGATGGCGGGGTCGAAGTCGTCAGGGGGCAGCATGGTTTGGCCTTTCGCTGGGGCAGGGGGCTGGCTAAGGTCTATCCCATGTTCTTTGTCTGGCTCAAACGATATATGCCCCGCGGCATCTATGGGCGCGCTGCCCTGATCCTGCTTTTGCCGGTGGTGATCTTGCAGCTTGTGATGACCGTGATCTTTGCGCAGCGGAACTATGAGGGGGTCACCAACCAGATGACCGATACCGTCTTGCGCGAGGTCGAACTGGTCATGCAGGTGGTCGATGACGCCCCGTCCGCCGCTGCCGTTCCCGCCACGGTTCAAGATCGGCTGGCCGCGCTGGACATGGGGGTAACGCCTGTGTCCGCCAGTGAGGTGCCGACGCGCAACCGGATGTCGTGGTATGATTATTCCGGTCGGGTAATGGTGGCGCGGTTCGATCAGTATCTGCCGTCCTTCCTGAGCCTTGATCTGACGCGGCCCACGGGGGTGCATCTTTATGTGCAGTCGCGCTTTGGCCCGCTTGATCTCCAGTTCGAGAGGCGCAGGATTTCGGCGCAGAACCCGCATCAGCTGTTCGTGTATACCTTCAGCTTCGGCTTTGTCATGACGTTGATCTCCTTCGTTTATCTGCGCAACCAGCTGCGCCCGATCAAGCGGCTTGCCCGCGCGGCCGAAGCCTTTGGCCGCGGGCGTCACGTGCCATATACCCCCACAGGCGCTGTCGAGGTGCGTGCGGCGGGGGCGGCCTTTGTCGATATGCGCGCACGGATCGAGCGGCAGATTGAACAGCGCACCTTGATGTTGTCGGGGGTCAGCCATGACCTGCGCACGCCCCTGACGCGGATGCGGCTTGGCCTGTCGATGATTGACGAAGACGACGCGGAGCCGCTGCTGCAGGATGTCGATGATATGCAGGGCATGTTGGATGCCTTCCTTGATTTCGCCAAAGGCACCGCTGAGGGGGAGGCCGAACCCCTGGACCCGCACGCCCTGATGCAGACTGCCGTAGAGGATGCGCAACGCGCTGGTCGCAACGTGACCTTGCTGCCACCCGAGGGCGACGGCACCGGTACCGTCCGGCTGCGCCGTATGGCGATCCTGCGCGCGGTGGATAACCTGATCTCGAACGGGGTGCGCTATGGGGCGCGGGCCGAGGTATCTGTGCTGCTGACGGATAAAACCCTGCGGATCAGGGTAGAGGACGACGGCCCCGGCATCCCCGAGGATCGCCGCATTGAGGCCGTGCGCCCGTTCTCGCGGCTTGACCCCGCGCGCAATCAGAACAGTGGCAGCGGCGGCGTGGGTCTTGGTCTTGCCATCGCGACCGACATCGCCCGCGCGCATGGCGGCGTGCTGCGGTTGGGCAGTTCGGACACTCTGGGCGGTCTGCGCGCGGATATCGTCATCGCACGGTAATGCGCCAAGGGATCGGTGGCGTCAGCGTGCGGTGGCGTAGTCTTGCAACTGCTCGATGCGCGATCGCGTCAGGTCAATCCGGCAGCTCAGCGTCACGTTGATCGCGGCCGTTCCCCCCAACGACAAGCGTTCGGGAAACGCGCAGTGATATTTGCGGTATTCTTCAAATGCGATCTGAGAGCTCTGAAGCAACGCGCTCGCCGAGGCATCGGCCTTTCGCGAAAACGCCTGATCAAACGCAGCCAGCGCCGCTTGGGCATCGAGATAGGCGCGCACCATGTCGCGCTCCACCTGATCGCCCATTGCAAACAGACATTCATGCACGGCGTTCGGATCTGTCTGTGGCGCGGTGCATTCTGACAAAAGTTCTGATGCAGGGGCTGCTTTTTCAGCGGTGGCCGTTGCCGGGATCAACAGCAGCCAAAAGAACACGTATTTCAACATCTGGCGTATCCCTTCGGGCAACATTGCAAAGCTACGAAAGAGATACTGCCGCAAAGGACGGCGGAATGCTACCGGTCGGGTCAAGGGCGGATTATTGACAAACGGCACTTGGCGGCGTGACATGCCGCGATCCCCGAAAAGGATTGAGATAAATTTTAGGGAAGGGCTGGAGCGGGTAACGAGAATCGAACTCGTAACTAAAGCTTGGGAAGCTGCCGTGATACCTTTTCACCATACCCGCGCGCCGTGAGGTGACTTAATCCGATGTGGCGGGTGCGTCAAGCGGGGTTTTTGCCTGACGCGCCCTTTGCTGATGGTTGCGGGCAGACCTTAGCGGCGGCGGCGGCGGCGGGTGCCGCCGGAGCTGTCGCCGCCGGTGTTGAAGGTCTCGGTCGGGAGGGTGACGATGCTGTTGAGGATCGGGAAGGGCTCTACCGCGTTGGGGATGGCAGAGGCGTTGACGAAATGCTCTTGGAAGCGGGGTTCGATGGCGGTCTCGATCTTGTGGATGTTGCGGACCGTCTCTTCGATCTCGGCACGGCTGGTGGTGTTGAGCAAAGCAATGCGCGCGCCGGTGCCTGCGGCGTTCCCGGCGGATGTCACCTTGTCGAGCGGGGCGTCGGGGATCATGCCGAGGATCATCGCGTGTTTGGGGCTGATATGGGCGCCAAAGGCACCGGCCAGCACCACGCGGTCCACGTGATCGACGCCGAATTTATCCATCAGTAACCGCGCACCGGAATAAAGCGCCGCCTTGGCCATCTGGATTTCGCGGATGTCGCGGTTGGTGACGGTGATGCGCGGGCCGCCATCGGCGGTGCCATCATAGACCAGATAGGAATTGGTGCGCCCGTCGGCAAAAACATTGGCTGATCCGGTCTGCTCTGCCGTGCCGATCAGGCCGGGGGCGTCGACGATACCGTGGATGCGCATTTCAGCGACCATTTCAATGATGCCCGAGCCGCAGATGCCAGTCACGCCGCTGGCACCGATCTCGGCCTCGAAGGCGGGATCGTCGGACCACAGGTCGCTGCCGATCACTTTGAACCGGGCGATTTTAGTGATGGGGTCGATCTCTACCCGTTCGATCGCGCCGGGGGCGGCGCGCTGGCCGCTGCTGATCTGCGCGCCCTCGAAGGCGGGACCGGTGGGAGAGGAACAGGCGAGCACTTTATCGCGGTTGCCCAGCAGGATTTCGGCGTTGGTGCCCACATCGACCACCAGCACCAGATCGTCGGATTTATCGGGGGCTTCCGACAAGGCGACGGCGGCGGCATCCGCGCCCACATGGCCCGCAATGCAGGGCAGCAGATAGACGCGGGCAGAGGGGTGGATGTTCAGGTCCAGGTCCATGGCACGCAGACGCAGCGCGTTTGACGTGGCCAGCGCAAAGGGCGCTTGCCCCAGCTCGAAAGGGTCGATGCCCAGAAACAGGTGGTGCATGACCGGATTGCAGACAAACACCGCATCCACGATCATGCCCTTGTCGATGCCGCCCTCGGTGCTGATTTCGTCGAACAGTGTGTTCATACCGGCACGGACCGCGCGGGTCATCTCTGCCGCGCCGCCTTCGTTCATCATCGAATAGCTGACGCGGCTCATCAGGTCTTCGCCAAAGCGGATCTGCGGGTTCATCACGCCTGATGAGGCCACGACCTCTCCGGTTTGCAGTTCGCACAGATGCGCCGCGATGGTGGTAGAGCCGAGATCGACCGCCAGCCCGTAAAGCGACCCTTCGTAGAAGCCGGGCCAGAGATGCATGATGCGGGCCGGGTTCTCATCATCGCCCAAATGCACGGCGACGGTGACTTTCCATGCGCCCTTGCGCAGGGCAGGTTGCAGCGTTTGCAGGATTTGCAGATCGGCGGTGACATTTTCAAGCTGCCACTGATCGCGTAGGGCGTCGCAGAGCCGCTCCAGATCGCCCGAGGGGTCGTGCATGTCGGGTTCCTGCACCTCGACGTAAAAGAGCTTGGTCGACGGGTTGAGCACGATATCGCGCGCCTCGGCACGTTTGCGGACCACCTGTTTGTGCACCTGGCTTTCGGCGGGCACGTCGATCACCACGTCGCCCATGATCTGCGCCTGACAGCCCAGACGGCGGCCATCAATCAGACCGCGCTTGTCCTTGTAGCGTTGTTCGACGCTGTTCCATTCAGACAGCGCGTCCTGTGCCACGGTGACCCCATGCTTAGAGAACTGCCCATATCCGGGCGAGACCTGACATTTCGAACAGATGCCACGCCCGCCGCAGACGGAATCCAGATCAACGCCCAACTGCCGCGCCGCCGTGAGCACCGGCGTGCCCTTGGCAAAGTGACCGCGTTTGCCCGAAGGCGTGAATACCACAAGGGGATCGTTGCTCATCTATCTTTATCCTCAACACTTTGGCGCACCATAGCGTAGCAGGCGGCAGGTGAAAGCCGCGATGCGGCATAATTCCGGCCATCTGCGCCTGTCTGTGCCCCTATACCGCGTGACAGCGGCGGCGCGGATCACGTATGCGCGTCAAGCAATGCAGTTAGCGTGCAAATGGGTCTTTCCAATCAAGGCCATCCATGAAATATGAAACCGCCAAATGAACCCATGCAAGCCGAGGTGCAAAATGGAGATTCGTGAGGCTCTGACCTTTGATGATGTACTACTGGTGCCTGCGGCATCCAACGTGTTGCCGTCTACGGCTGACACGCGGACCCGCGTTACCAAATCGATCGCGCTGAACATTCCGCTGCTCAGCTCTGCGATGGATACGGTCACCGAAAGCCGCATGGCGATTGCCATGGCGCAGGCGGGGGGCATGGGGGTCATTCACCGTAACCTCACCATCGACGAACAGTCCAAGGAGGTGCGCCGCGTCAAACGGTTTGAATCCGGCATCGTCTATAACCCGATCACCCTGCGCCCCGACCAGACACTGGCCGATGCCAAGGCGCTGCAGGAACGCTACCGTGTCACGGGGTTCCCCGTTGTTGATGACGAGGGCCGTGTTGTTGGTATAGTGACGAACCGCGATATGCGCTTTGCCTCTGATGATGCCACGCCGGTGCGCTTGATGATGTCGGGCGACAATCTGGCGCTGCTGCAAGAGCCCGCCGACCGCGACGAGGCGATCAGCCTGATGAAGGCGCGCCGGATCGAGAAGCTGTTGGTCACCGACGCCAAAGGCAAGCTGACTGGTCTGCTGACGTTGAAAGACACCGAACAGGCCGTACTGAACCCCACCGCTTGCAAAGATAACCTTGGCCGTCTGCGCGTTGCTGCGGCAACGACCGTTGGCGACGCGGGCTATGAACGCTCGCAAGCATTGGTCGAGGCGGGCGTTGATATGATCGTAATCGATACTGCGCATGGCC contains:
- the guaB gene encoding IMP dehydrogenase, translated to MEIREALTFDDVLLVPAASNVLPSTADTRTRVTKSIALNIPLLSSAMDTVTESRMAIAMAQAGGMGVIHRNLTIDEQSKEVRRVKRFESGIVYNPITLRPDQTLADAKALQERYRVTGFPVVDDEGRVVGIVTNRDMRFASDDATPVRLMMSGDNLALLQEPADRDEAISLMKARRIEKLLVTDAKGKLTGLLTLKDTEQAVLNPTACKDNLGRLRVAAATTVGDAGYERSQALVEAGVDMIVIDTAHGHSAGVAEAVRRARDLSSEVQIVAGNVATGDATRALIDAGADAVKVGIGPGSICTTRMVAGVGVPQLTAIMDCAKAAGDVPIIADGGIKFSGDFAKAIAAGASCAMVGSMIAGTDESPGEVILYQGRSFKSYRGMGSLGAMARGSADRYFQKDAASDKLVPEGIEGQVPYKGSANAVVHQLVGGLRAAMGYTGCATVEEMRKNCTFVKITNAGLSESHVHDVQITRESPNYRIG